One genomic segment of Drosophila melanogaster chromosome 3R includes these proteins:
- the WASp gene encoding WASp, isoform C — protein sequence MRRKLKTLNTAVVQIYKTEGSAHAHWKKRHTGVVCFVKDSAIRSYFMRAYCLIKNELIWEHEIYDGMEVVKSRPFLLTFEGSDGHVGLNFVSEEECDSFFRIVDATIETRNRKRQEKRNRQKSQQAPNAPLPQVQREPARPPPMQGGLSSTDGVQLRNNKINSVTLTPAPAPAQSKNFLSSSFGLGNNAKDKKRKVTKADISRPTNFVHLSHVGWDAQKGFDLAGNENDEVLNEFFVKAGVSEVELKDRDTRAFIYDFIQSNNVLASVKQYSVESPTETAAPMPPPVPTRHPSNGNQRTAPPLPPARQPPPAVPVTVPGAARAPPPPNRPPPISTAPPPPPVSAPVVAPPPPPPPPPAAVPPPPPPPMPVGEIPVITTTHAPTQAARPAAPAAPDPRNALMDAIRKGTQLKKVDTTALSTGSGDSRSDLMKDIRQGTVLKPAKERELGSQRNSDSGAGTDALADALRRALAARGNAIHSDEDETESSDNEGEWD from the exons ATGAGGCGCAAACTGAAG ACACTCAACACCGCCGTGGTGCAGATCTACAAGACGGAGGGCAGCGCCCATGCCCACTGGAAGAAGCGACACACCGGGGTGGTGTGCTTCGTCAAGGATAGCGCCATCCGATCCTATTTCATGCGCGCCTACTGCCTGATCAAGAACGAGCTAATCTGGGAGCACGAGATCTACGATGGCATGGAGGTGGTCAAGTCGCGACCCTTTCTGCTTACCTTCGAGGGCAGT GATGGTCATGTGGGACTAAACTTCGTGTCCGAGGAGGAGTGCGACTCCTTCTTCCGCATTGTGGACGCCACCATAGAGACGCGTAACCGCAAACGACAAGAGAAACGCAACCGGCAGAAAAGCCAACAGGCGCCCAATGCTCCATTGCCTCAGGTGCAGCGGGAGCCGGCCAGGCCACCACCCATGCAAGGTGGGTTGTCCTCCACGGACGGCGTTCAGCTGAGGAACAACAAGATCAACTCGGTGACACTGACGCCTGCACCAGCGCCAGCGCAGTCGAAGAATTTCCTATCCAGTAGCTTTGGTCTGGGCAACAATGCGAAGGACAAGAAGCGCAAGGTGACCAAGGCGGACATCAGCCGGCCGACAAACTTTGTACACCTCAGCCACGTGGGCTGGGATGCGCAGAAGGGATTTGATCTGGCGGGCAACGAGAACGACGAAGTGCTGAACGAGTTCTTCGTGAAGGCAGGTGTCTCGGAAGTGGAGCTAAAAGATCGGGACACCCGCGCCTTCATCTACGACTTCATACAGAGCAACAATGTCCTGGCTTCGGTGAAGCAATACAGTGTAGAATCCCCTACGGAAACAGCGGCTCCCATGCCACCACCGGTGCCAACCCGTCATCCATCT AATGGCAACCAAAGAACTGCTCCTCCGCTGCCGCCGGCAAGACAACCACCGCCCGCAGTTCCCGTTACTGTGCCGGGCGCCGCACGAGCTCCTCCACCACCTAACAGACCACCACCCATTAGCACCgctccaccaccgccaccagtCAGTGCGCCTGTTGTGGCG CCGccacctccaccaccgccaccaccagcagcggtgccgccaccaccgcccccGCCCATGCCAGTGGGAGAGATCCCCGTCATTACGACCACGCACGCACCGACTCAAGCAGCCCGGCCAGCAGCTCCGGCGGCTCCAGATCCACGCAATGCACTGATGGACGCCATACGCAAGGGAACCCAGCTGAAG AAAGTGGACACGACTGCTCTCAGCACTGGAAGTGGCGACTCACGCAGCGATTTAATGAAGGATATCCGTCAGGGCACTGTTTTGAAGCCGGCCAAGGAACGGGAGCTGGGCAGTCAGCGAAACAGCGACAGTGGAGCAGGCACTGACGCATTGGCCGATGCACTGCGTCGAGCGCTGGCGGCGCGTGGAAACGCCATCCACTCGGATGAGGACGAAACCGAGTCCTCGGACAACGAAGGGGAGTGGGACTAA
- the WASp gene encoding WASp, isoform B gives MSSGMRSQDGPRAKVNAASTLLTQEENEAVFKLLGKKCQTLNTAVVQIYKTEGSAHAHWKKRHTGVVCFVKDSAIRSYFMRAYCLIKNELIWEHEIYDGMEVVKSRPFLLTFEGSDGHVGLNFVSEEECDSFFRIVDATIETRNRKRQEKRNRQKSQQAPNAPLPQVQREPARPPPMQGGLSSTDGVQLRNNKINSVTLTPAPAPAQSKNFLSSSFGLGNNAKDKKRKVTKADISRPTNFVHLSHVGWDAQKGFDLAGNENDEVLNEFFVKAGVSEVELKDRDTRAFIYDFIQSNNVLASVKQYSVESPTETAAPMPPPVPTRHPSNGNQRTAPPLPPARQPPPAVPVTVPGAARAPPPPNRPPPISTAPPPPPVSAPVVAPPPPPPPPPAAVPPPPPPPMPVGEIPVITTTHAPTQAARPAAPAAPDPRNALMDAIRKGTQLKKVDTTALSTGSGDSRSDLMKDIRQGTVLKPAKERELGSQRNSDSGAGTDALADALRRALAARGNAIHSDEDETESSDNEGEWD, from the exons ATGAGCAGCGGAATGAGGTCGCAGGACGGTCCACGGGCGAAGGTCAATGCCGCCAGTACGCTGCTCACCCAGGAGGAGAATGAGGCCGTCTTCAAGCTGCTGGGCAAGAAGTGCCAG ACACTCAACACCGCCGTGGTGCAGATCTACAAGACGGAGGGCAGCGCCCATGCCCACTGGAAGAAGCGACACACCGGGGTGGTGTGCTTCGTCAAGGATAGCGCCATCCGATCCTATTTCATGCGCGCCTACTGCCTGATCAAGAACGAGCTAATCTGGGAGCACGAGATCTACGATGGCATGGAGGTGGTCAAGTCGCGACCCTTTCTGCTTACCTTCGAGGGCAGT GATGGTCATGTGGGACTAAACTTCGTGTCCGAGGAGGAGTGCGACTCCTTCTTCCGCATTGTGGACGCCACCATAGAGACGCGTAACCGCAAACGACAAGAGAAACGCAACCGGCAGAAAAGCCAACAGGCGCCCAATGCTCCATTGCCTCAGGTGCAGCGGGAGCCGGCCAGGCCACCACCCATGCAAGGTGGGTTGTCCTCCACGGACGGCGTTCAGCTGAGGAACAACAAGATCAACTCGGTGACACTGACGCCTGCACCAGCGCCAGCGCAGTCGAAGAATTTCCTATCCAGTAGCTTTGGTCTGGGCAACAATGCGAAGGACAAGAAGCGCAAGGTGACCAAGGCGGACATCAGCCGGCCGACAAACTTTGTACACCTCAGCCACGTGGGCTGGGATGCGCAGAAGGGATTTGATCTGGCGGGCAACGAGAACGACGAAGTGCTGAACGAGTTCTTCGTGAAGGCAGGTGTCTCGGAAGTGGAGCTAAAAGATCGGGACACCCGCGCCTTCATCTACGACTTCATACAGAGCAACAATGTCCTGGCTTCGGTGAAGCAATACAGTGTAGAATCCCCTACGGAAACAGCGGCTCCCATGCCACCACCGGTGCCAACCCGTCATCCATCT AATGGCAACCAAAGAACTGCTCCTCCGCTGCCGCCGGCAAGACAACCACCGCCCGCAGTTCCCGTTACTGTGCCGGGCGCCGCACGAGCTCCTCCACCACCTAACAGACCACCACCCATTAGCACCgctccaccaccgccaccagtCAGTGCGCCTGTTGTGGCG CCGccacctccaccaccgccaccaccagcagcggtgccgccaccaccgcccccGCCCATGCCAGTGGGAGAGATCCCCGTCATTACGACCACGCACGCACCGACTCAAGCAGCCCGGCCAGCAGCTCCGGCGGCTCCAGATCCACGCAATGCACTGATGGACGCCATACGCAAGGGAACCCAGCTGAAG AAAGTGGACACGACTGCTCTCAGCACTGGAAGTGGCGACTCACGCAGCGATTTAATGAAGGATATCCGTCAGGGCACTGTTTTGAAGCCGGCCAAGGAACGGGAGCTGGGCAGTCAGCGAAACAGCGACAGTGGAGCAGGCACTGACGCATTGGCCGATGCACTGCGTCGAGCGCTGGCGGCGCGTGGAAACGCCATCCACTCGGATGAGGACGAAACCGAGTCCTCGGACAACGAAGGGGAGTGGGACTAA